A DNA window from Mucilaginibacter xinganensis contains the following coding sequences:
- a CDS encoding sulfotransferase family protein yields the protein MDHIEIENWIPYKLATSAGQSQCHWLHTVGKQFTEPFFDETILKCRSANNRYYEFSSVSALEMTVSWAGGLKEVVPAAFIFHISRCGSTLVSQLLSTMEQNTVLSEVPFFDDILRLPFKEPNFTEAEINNLLVSAFKYYARETAGAVTLQKKDLFIKADSWHIFFYRQLRLLYPGVPFILLYRRPDEVFRSHSKLPGMQAVPGMIEPQLFGFKPEEIGHDSSIYLANVLTSYLQKYLEIAANDERCMLINYNEGPMEMIKRVASFSNITISAQALELMEQRSHYHSKKPGEHFRKEAMADIPAHLEKAMELYYILDKKRMAML from the coding sequence ATGGATCATATTGAAATTGAGAATTGGATCCCTTATAAATTAGCTACATCAGCCGGGCAGTCGCAATGTCATTGGCTACATACCGTTGGCAAGCAATTTACCGAACCTTTTTTTGACGAAACCATTTTGAAATGCCGTTCGGCAAACAACCGTTATTATGAATTCTCTTCGGTTAGTGCACTTGAAATGACGGTTTCCTGGGCCGGCGGCTTAAAAGAGGTGGTACCTGCAGCTTTCATCTTTCATATCTCACGTTGCGGCTCAACCCTGGTTTCGCAACTGCTGTCAACAATGGAACAAAACACTGTATTATCAGAGGTTCCTTTTTTTGACGACATTTTGCGATTACCTTTTAAAGAACCAAATTTTACCGAAGCCGAAATAAATAATTTATTGGTAAGTGCTTTTAAATATTATGCAAGGGAAACCGCAGGCGCAGTAACCCTGCAAAAGAAAGACTTATTTATTAAGGCCGACAGCTGGCATATTTTTTTTTACAGGCAGCTGAGGCTGCTTTATCCCGGGGTTCCTTTTATTTTGCTGTATCGCAGGCCTGATGAAGTGTTTCGGTCACACAGCAAATTACCCGGAATGCAGGCTGTACCGGGCATGATTGAACCCCAGTTATTTGGCTTTAAACCTGAAGAGATCGGTCACGATTCTTCTATTTACCTGGCAAATGTATTAACAAGCTATCTACAAAAGTACCTCGAAATTGCAGCGAACGATGAGCGTTGCATGTTGATTAATTACAATGAAGGCCCTATGGAAATGATAAAAAGGGTAGCTTCTTTTTCAAATATAACCATTAGTGCTCAGGCGCTTGAGTTAATGGAGCAACGCAGCCATTATCATTCAAAAAAGCCTGGTGAGCATTTCAGGAAAGAAGCCATGGCCGATATCCCCGCACATCTTGAAAAAGCAATGGAGCTGTATTATATATTAGATAAAAAAAGAATGGCAATGCTTTAA
- a CDS encoding methionyl-tRNA formyltransferase: MKIILLTGGLYSIPVIHYLSAQKLLHSIVSPGKANKNNIPIELNAQHLNIPFKRFLKEELNIGFKDWLTEAQVDAVFVFGCPYKISPTLTALPKFGFFNIHFSLLPAYRGKSPVFWQIKNGAQTGGITIHQVTENYDDGPMLMQHEISIAQGESLGLYTNRLAMESVQVISKGIEKLNTTGNDLLFPQNENNASYFAAPVIDDLKIDWETQSANEIENLVNATNPDYGGAVTQFRGLPFRILEVNLVQVNNPSTFIPGSIVHSDVNYGVIVACKETQFLRLNVVQFTEGIFSGFKLAALGIAAGEHFENAANLSGLTINS, encoded by the coding sequence TTGAAAATAATTTTACTAACCGGCGGCCTGTATTCCATACCAGTTATTCATTACCTATCGGCGCAAAAACTGTTGCACAGTATTGTTTCGCCAGGAAAAGCCAATAAAAACAATATACCAATTGAACTTAATGCTCAACATTTAAATATTCCTTTTAAACGTTTTTTAAAAGAAGAGCTGAATATAGGCTTTAAGGATTGGCTTACTGAAGCGCAGGTGGATGCCGTATTTGTATTTGGTTGCCCTTATAAAATTTCGCCAACGTTGACAGCCCTGCCCAAATTTGGCTTTTTCAATATCCATTTCAGCTTATTGCCTGCTTACAGGGGTAAGTCGCCTGTTTTTTGGCAAATAAAAAATGGGGCGCAAACCGGTGGTATAACCATACACCAGGTTACAGAAAATTACGACGATGGCCCGATGTTAATGCAGCACGAAATATCCATTGCACAAGGTGAAAGTTTAGGCTTGTACACCAATCGCCTGGCGATGGAGAGCGTACAGGTTATTTCAAAAGGAATTGAAAAACTGAACACTACGGGGAATGACTTGCTTTTCCCTCAAAATGAAAACAACGCCAGTTATTTTGCCGCGCCCGTTATTGATGATCTTAAAATTGATTGGGAAACACAATCGGCAAACGAAATTGAGAACCTCGTGAATGCTACCAACCCTGATTACGGCGGAGCAGTAACGCAATTTAGGGGTTTGCCGTTCAGGATCCTGGAAGTTAATTTAGTCCAGGTAAATAACCCTTCAACATTCATCCCGGGTTCGATTGTACATTCAGATGTTAACTACGGTGTGATTGTTGCCTGTAAAGAAACACAGTTTCTTAGGCTTAACGTAGTTCAATTCACAGAAGGTATATTTTCCGGATTCAAACTCGCCGCACTTGGTATTGCAGCCGGCGAGCACTTCGAAAATGCAGCAAATCTTTCTGGCCTAACTATTAACTCATAA
- a CDS encoding aspartyl/asparaginyl beta-hydroxylase domain-containing protein, with protein sequence MIRYAKLGLTFDLQAMQTELAVTGQDWQPHLNKYHYTGSWDVLALRSPGGDHKNIVPELMGKHSEYKDNVYMERFSSVRKLLSELHCPIMSVRFLNLKAGAVIKEHRDNELAFEKGEARLHFPVITNREVAFYCEQDRVFLQEGECWYLNANLPHRVSNNSKADRVHLVIDCTVNDWLKNMITSSDQIVYKKEQVDDNLLNMIKHLRFQNTEDSNKRADDLEKKVRILLSNSGNI encoded by the coding sequence ATGATACGCTATGCGAAATTAGGACTAACCTTTGACCTGCAGGCAATGCAAACAGAATTAGCAGTTACCGGCCAGGATTGGCAGCCGCATCTAAACAAGTATCATTACACCGGCTCATGGGACGTGCTTGCTTTGCGGTCTCCCGGAGGCGATCATAAAAACATCGTTCCCGAATTGATGGGAAAACATAGTGAATATAAAGACAATGTTTATATGGAACGGTTCTCTTCTGTAAGGAAACTACTGTCAGAACTGCATTGCCCCATCATGTCGGTAAGATTTTTAAATTTAAAGGCAGGTGCCGTAATTAAAGAACACAGAGATAATGAGCTGGCCTTTGAAAAAGGAGAAGCGCGGCTTCATTTTCCGGTAATTACCAATCGCGAAGTGGCATTTTATTGCGAACAGGATCGGGTATTTTTGCAGGAAGGCGAATGCTGGTATCTGAATGCTAATTTACCACATCGCGTGTCGAACAACAGCAAGGCCGACAGGGTTCACCTGGTGATTGATTGTACCGTTAATGATTGGTTAAAGAATATGATCACCTCATCCGATCAAATAGTTTATAAAAAAGAACAAGTTGATGATAATCTTTTAAACATGATTAAACATTTAAGATTCCAAAATACGGAGGATTCCAATAAACGTGCTGATGATCTGGAAAAAAAGGTAAGAATTTTACTAAGTAACAGTGGAAATATTTAA
- a CDS encoding phytanoyl-CoA dioxygenase family protein — protein MSDLLLTPFEEAGQLQIMHLKRFWHKCMLKRNGQINSGGLENEFQLDKTLLFTLGLGLEQTVRYLYGTAPSFEEFEQWILETSGTPSPEKIIRFNNAIINKNNPGEVAIQKILDDEQVDFWERNGYIVLKNAVPKEDCEKTIETICSFIQIDRNNPDTWYNQHHARQGIMVQLFQHPVLEKNRDSPFIRAVFEQLWNRKDIWVTADRVGFNPPETENWKFPGPRLHWDTKLNLPLPFGLQGILYLADTEANQGAFSLVPGFHHRLDSWVGSLGPGADPYKENLYELGCIPIAANAGDFIIWHHALPHGSSPNTASKPRFVQYFTYDPAGID, from the coding sequence ATGTCAGATCTGTTATTAACGCCATTTGAAGAAGCCGGGCAATTGCAAATAATGCATTTGAAAAGATTTTGGCATAAATGCATGCTAAAAAGAAATGGCCAAATAAATTCAGGTGGCCTTGAAAACGAATTCCAGCTTGATAAGACCTTGCTTTTTACACTTGGCCTTGGACTTGAGCAAACTGTTAGATATTTATACGGCACAGCGCCTTCGTTTGAGGAGTTTGAGCAGTGGATACTTGAAACCAGCGGAACGCCATCACCAGAAAAAATTATACGTTTTAATAATGCTATTATAAATAAAAACAATCCCGGCGAGGTTGCAATTCAGAAAATCCTGGACGATGAACAGGTTGATTTTTGGGAACGGAACGGTTATATTGTTTTAAAAAATGCAGTACCAAAAGAGGATTGTGAAAAGACCATTGAAACAATTTGCAGTTTTATTCAAATTGACCGCAATAACCCCGATACCTGGTATAATCAGCACCACGCAAGGCAGGGCATTATGGTTCAGCTTTTTCAACACCCTGTTCTTGAAAAAAACAGAGATTCCCCATTTATACGTGCTGTTTTTGAGCAGCTATGGAACCGTAAAGATATTTGGGTTACCGCAGACAGAGTTGGCTTCAATCCACCGGAAACGGAGAACTGGAAATTTCCGGGGCCGCGACTGCATTGGGACACAAAACTAAATTTACCACTCCCTTTTGGACTACAGGGAATTCTCTACCTTGCCGATACCGAAGCAAACCAGGGAGCCTTTAGCCTGGTACCAGGTTTCCACCACCGGCTTGACAGCTGGGTAGGAAGCCTGGGCCCCGGCGCTGACCCATATAAAGAAAACCTTTACGAGCTGGGGTGTATTCCAATAGCAGCCAATGCGGGTGATTTTATTATCTGGCACCATGCATTACCACATGGCAGCAGCCCAAACACAGCTTCAAAACCGAGATTTGTGCAGTATTTTACTTACGACCCGGCCGGAATTGATTAA
- a CDS encoding adenylyl-sulfate kinase, giving the protein MLIIQLTGLSGSGKTTLSQFVKQALEDRHLTVEIIDGDTYRKTLCRDLGFSVEDRCENIRRLGHAAHSFAGSRDVVIIAAINPFEHIRKELEIKYGIKTVWINCNVDVLIARDTKGLYRRALLPEDHPDKLHNLTGINDSYDTPVNYALLINTHMQSTAQCGGLLCDFILQHIG; this is encoded by the coding sequence ATGCTAATTATCCAGCTTACCGGTTTATCGGGTTCAGGCAAAACAACCCTTTCACAATTTGTAAAGCAGGCGCTCGAAGATCGGCATCTTACCGTTGAAATAATTGATGGTGATACCTACAGGAAAACGCTTTGCCGTGATCTGGGGTTTTCTGTGGAAGACCGCTGTGAAAACATTAGGCGTTTGGGCCATGCTGCTCACTCATTTGCGGGTAGCCGTGATGTTGTGATTATTGCTGCAATAAATCCGTTTGAGCACATTCGTAAGGAGTTGGAAATTAAGTATGGTATCAAAACTGTTTGGATAAATTGCAACGTTGATGTTTTGATAGCTAGGGATACTAAAGGGCTTTACCGGCGGGCCCTGTTACCCGAAGACCACCCTGACAAGCTTCATAATTTAACCGGGATAAACGATAGCTATGACACGCCGGTTAATTATGCTTTATTAATCAATACCCATATGCAATCTACTGCGCAATGTGGCGGGTTACTTTGCGATTTTATATTACAACATATTGGCTAA
- a CDS encoding glycoside hydrolase family 76 protein, which produces MKKTIILLLSAFFSITVKAQLPDYKTRIKYLYEGINKQLTDKKNGLYYETTDSAKNENPHSWLWPLCALIQATNEMEVLQPGQKYMQQVVNAIDQYYSNKPPFPGYQDYPLTERKSSRFYDDNQWIAIAYLDAYHRTNNKKYLHSSEMIYRFMMGGLDTASGGGLYWKEGDKNTKNTCSNGPGILVALQLYKITKQQHYLNTALTLYKWVNKYLQAPSGVYYDNIQIPSLKIGMATYTYNTGTMLQSNVLLYRLTHDPKYLAEAQRIAKAGKAEFFKNGRLPGNYWFNAVMLRGYIDLFKIDSNKEWMTFFEEDADNIWKTERDTSNLLGPKPAKSLIDQAAMIEICGRLQELNEIK; this is translated from the coding sequence ATGAAAAAAACAATTATATTGCTGCTGAGTGCATTTTTTAGCATTACAGTTAAAGCGCAGTTACCTGATTATAAAACCCGTATTAAATACCTGTACGAGGGAATTAACAAACAACTTACCGACAAAAAGAACGGGCTTTATTATGAAACAACCGACAGCGCAAAAAATGAAAACCCCCACTCCTGGCTGTGGCCGTTATGCGCATTGATACAGGCTACCAATGAAATGGAAGTGTTACAACCAGGCCAAAAATACATGCAGCAAGTAGTAAATGCTATTGATCAATATTATAGTAATAAGCCGCCATTTCCGGGTTACCAGGATTACCCTTTAACAGAAAGAAAAAGTTCACGTTTTTACGACGATAACCAATGGATTGCTATAGCCTATCTTGATGCTTATCATCGTACAAACAATAAAAAATACCTGCATTCATCTGAAATGATCTATCGCTTTATGATGGGCGGGCTTGATACAGCATCCGGGGGCGGCTTGTATTGGAAAGAGGGTGATAAAAACACCAAAAATACCTGTTCAAACGGACCGGGTATCTTGGTGGCACTACAATTATACAAGATCACCAAACAACAACACTATCTTAATACTGCTTTAACCTTATACAAATGGGTTAACAAGTATTTGCAAGCGCCATCGGGCGTATATTATGATAATATTCAAATCCCGTCATTAAAAATCGGTATGGCAACCTACACCTATAATACCGGTACCATGTTGCAATCAAATGTACTGTTATATCGTTTAACACACGATCCGAAATACCTGGCAGAAGCGCAGCGAATTGCAAAAGCCGGAAAAGCTGAATTCTTTAAAAATGGACGGTTACCCGGCAACTATTGGTTCAATGCAGTAATGCTTAGGGGATATATTGATCTGTTTAAAATTGACAGCAATAAAGAATGGATGACGTTTTTTGAGGAGGATGCCGACAATATTTGGAAAACTGAACGTGACACCAGTAACCTATTGGGCCCTAAGCCAGCCAAAAGCCTGATTGACCAGGCAGCGATGATAGAGATATGCGGCAGATTGCAGGAATTGAATGAAATTAAATAA
- a CDS encoding family 43 glycosylhydrolase has product MKKSLIIVALVLLNSILFAQNKEINPGAFWPDNNGDHIQAHGGGIIKIKNTYYWYGEERRNGLDTNYRYVSCYSSADLMNWKFMGDVVKMQDPENLGYRWILERPKVYYNKPTKKYVMYFHLDTRNYKYARVGIAISDKPDGDFKFVKSFRPLDHESRDIGQFVDDDGTAYLVFEDRALGFHIVKLADDYLSVSEEMSLVKAPLEGGAIVHFKGLYYAIGSALTGWNPNPNKYATSKSLKGPWTEFKDIAPPPTNTYGSQSTMLIKVTGTKSTTVIFMGDQWRPKTQWDSRYLWIPVEIGDGKLWLPEPKPFTINIKTGEYKYSK; this is encoded by the coding sequence ATGAAAAAAAGTCTCATAATCGTAGCACTTGTACTTTTAAATAGTATTTTATTTGCCCAAAATAAAGAAATTAACCCTGGTGCTTTTTGGCCCGACAACAACGGCGATCATATCCAGGCACACGGCGGCGGTATTATAAAAATAAAAAACACCTATTACTGGTACGGTGAAGAACGCAGAAACGGCCTGGATACTAATTATAGGTATGTAAGCTGCTATTCTTCAGCCGACTTAATGAACTGGAAATTTATGGGTGATGTTGTTAAAATGCAAGACCCTGAAAATCTGGGTTACCGATGGATATTGGAGCGTCCAAAAGTTTATTACAATAAACCCACAAAAAAATATGTGATGTATTTTCACCTTGATACACGCAACTACAAATATGCCCGGGTAGGTATTGCAATTAGCGATAAACCCGATGGCGACTTTAAGTTTGTAAAAAGCTTCCGTCCGCTGGACCATGAAAGCAGGGATATTGGTCAGTTTGTTGATGATGATGGTACTGCTTACCTCGTTTTTGAAGATCGGGCCTTAGGTTTTCACATCGTAAAGCTTGCTGACGATTACTTGTCAGTGTCGGAAGAGATGAGTCTGGTAAAAGCCCCGCTTGAGGGCGGTGCAATAGTCCATTTTAAAGGGCTTTATTATGCAATAGGTTCGGCATTAACCGGATGGAACCCCAACCCCAACAAGTATGCAACTTCAAAATCATTAAAAGGGCCATGGACAGAATTTAAAGACATTGCACCTCCCCCAACAAATACTTATGGCTCGCAATCTACCATGCTGATTAAGGTAACCGGCACAAAATCAACTACGGTAATTTTCATGGGCGATCAGTGGCGGCCTAAAACACAATGGGACTCGCGTTATTTATGGATTCCTGTTGAAATTGGCGATGGCAAACTGTGGCTTCCTGAGCCGAAACCATTTACTATAAATATAAAAACCGGTGAGTATAAATATTCAAAATAA